In Candidatus Contubernalis alkalaceticus, the genomic window CTTCTCCCCCCAGCACCCCTGCCTGGATGGCTGCCCCTAAGGCCACCACCTCATCAGGGTTAACCCCTTTATGGGGCTCTTTGCCCAAAAGGTCTTTAATAGCCTGCTGTACTGCAGGGATCCGGGTGGAACCTCCCACCAGAATCACCTTATTAATCTGTTCCGGTTTCAGTCCGGAATCCGATAGGGCCTGTCGAGTAGGGCCCATGGTTTTTTCAATTAAATCCCGGGTAAGTTCCTCAAACTTAGCCCTGCTTATGTTATAATCCAAATGCTTGGGGCCTTCCTGTGTGGCAGTTATAAAAGGAAGGTTGACATTAGTTGTGGTTACACTGGAAAGCTCTACCTTAGCCTTTTCCGATGCCTCCCTGAGTCTCTGCAGAGCCATTTTATCCTGCCTTAAGTCTACCCCGTTATCTTTTTTAAACTGGTCAGCCAGATAGTTAATCAGCTTTTCATCAAAATCATCGCCTCCCAGCTTATTATTACCGCTGGTAGCCTTAACTTCAATGACCCCTTCTCCTAAATCCAAAATAGAAATATCAAAGGTTCCGCCCCCCAGGTCAAAAACCAGGATAGTTTGATCTTCTCCTTTATCCAGGCCATAAGCCAGAGCAGCCGCGGTGGGCTCGTTAATAATTCGCAAAACCTCCAGCCCCGCAATTTTACCGGCATCCTTGGTGGCCTGCCGCTGACTGTCGGAGAAATACGCAGGAACCGTAATTACCGCCTGTTCTACTTTTTCTCCCAGGTAGCTTTCCGCATCTTTTTTTAGTTTCTGCAGAACCATGGCAGAAATCTCCTGGGGAGTATAATCCTTATCATCAATTTTTACTTTAAATTTTGTTCCCATATGCCTCTTCACAGAAAGAATAGTCCTCTCGGTGTTAGTTATGGCCTGACGCTTAGCCACCTGACCTACCAGGCGTTCTCCGGTTTTGGTAAACGCTACGATAGAAGAGGTAAGCCGTTCTCCCTCGGCATTGGCGATAATCTTCGGTTCTCCGCCCTCCATAACAGCTACAACTGAGTTAGTAGTT contains:
- the dnaK gene encoding molecular chaperone DnaK, with translation MSKVIGIDLGTTNSVVAVMEGGEPKIIANAEGERLTSSIVAFTKTGERLVGQVAKRQAITNTERTILSVKRHMGTKFKVKIDDKDYTPQEISAMVLQKLKKDAESYLGEKVEQAVITVPAYFSDSQRQATKDAGKIAGLEVLRIINEPTAAALAYGLDKGEDQTILVFDLGGGTFDISILDLGEGVIEVKATSGNNKLGGDDFDEKLINYLADQFKKDNGVDLRQDKMALQRLREASEKAKVELSSVTTTNVNLPFITATQEGPKHLDYNISRAKFEELTRDLIEKTMGPTRQALSDSGLKPEQINKVILVGGSTRIPAVQQAIKDLLGKEPHKGVNPDEVVALGAAIQAGVLGGEVKDVLLLDVTPLSLGIETLGGVFTRIIERNTTIPTDRKQIFSTAADNQTSVEIHVMQGERQMAADNKTLGRFILDGIPPSPRGIPQVEVSFDIDSNGIVNVSAKDLGTGKVQSITIKATTSLSDDEIDKMVQESEKFAEEDKKRRELVDARNSADSTVYSTEKTLKDLEEQVSAEEREEIDKSMEKVKEAAKGEDVEAINNAVEELTKHLHNLSTKMYEKVKQDQQAAEGDQQDTGGQEGAPAEEDVVDADFEEVD